From Neobacillus sp. PS2-9, the proteins below share one genomic window:
- a CDS encoding DUF4430 domain-containing protein, which produces MMKKRNLWMVMLLIFTLFTSGLQAPVLAADLAKQGSITVLGLDGANPILAKTTVQISDTETATEALTAAVGESNVEFTDTSNGKMLIGINGVKAEGTNYWAFFINGVAAQVGSDTYVVQNGDQLTFRLTDWTKKPQNTVSLKVVNSDKNNVTDQSGIEVIGSPTAFQLLQVILGPDKVGYSESQYGKMITSINDIQAEGTNYWAFYVNDKMAEVGADSYPLQPGNQISFKLESWENGSGDGNTGGETNPNPSGGTLTEKTIQASVDSASKYVLKNNLGEWEVIALKQTGQTIPATYLTSVKSLVREKQGKFNRITDTERYVLGILAAGGDPSNVGGYNLVEAIYNGNVTKQGLIGVSYALIALDSANFSIPESAQWTREKIVKHLLDRQNQDGGWAWDESATSDIDTTAMILTALAPYSKQPEVKGKVDAAIQYLSTQYQASKIDNSSTAAQAIIALTALGVDSNAAPFKGLVEYFLSFQNADGGFDWQGGDVSDPFTTSQGIQALAAYQLYTTGKGSLYQLPLVEQKPETEKPETETQTPSEEAPVQTTPHQDNGSNSVKGHTLPNTATDSYNLLMVGLLIMLIGSLVYMKQRKRFS; this is translated from the coding sequence ATGATGAAGAAAAGAAATTTGTGGATGGTCATGCTGTTAATTTTTACATTATTCACGAGTGGGCTACAAGCTCCTGTACTAGCAGCCGACTTAGCGAAACAAGGGTCCATTACAGTTTTGGGATTGGATGGAGCCAACCCAATCTTAGCAAAAACCACTGTTCAAATCAGTGACACTGAAACAGCAACAGAAGCGTTAACTGCAGCTGTTGGTGAAAGCAATGTTGAATTTACTGATACCTCCAATGGAAAAATGCTCATTGGAATTAATGGGGTAAAAGCAGAAGGGACAAATTATTGGGCATTTTTTATCAATGGTGTTGCAGCACAGGTTGGTTCTGACACCTATGTTGTCCAGAATGGTGACCAATTAACGTTCCGTTTGACAGATTGGACAAAAAAACCACAGAATACGGTTTCGCTCAAAGTGGTTAATAGTGATAAAAATAACGTTACTGATCAATCAGGAATTGAAGTGATTGGAAGTCCAACTGCATTTCAACTATTACAAGTAATTCTTGGCCCTGATAAGGTTGGATATAGTGAAAGTCAGTACGGAAAAATGATTACCTCTATTAATGATATACAAGCAGAAGGGACAAATTATTGGGCTTTTTACGTAAACGATAAAATGGCCGAGGTTGGTGCAGACAGCTACCCGCTTCAACCAGGAAACCAAATTAGCTTTAAACTTGAATCTTGGGAAAATGGATCAGGTGATGGTAACACAGGAGGAGAAACAAACCCGAATCCTTCTGGTGGAACGCTTACTGAAAAGACAATTCAAGCTTCCGTCGATTCAGCCAGCAAATATGTGTTGAAGAATAATCTAGGCGAATGGGAAGTAATTGCCTTAAAACAAACAGGACAGACCATTCCTGCTACATACCTTACATCAGTAAAATCACTAGTCAGGGAAAAACAAGGGAAGTTCAATAGAATCACCGATACAGAGCGATATGTTCTCGGAATTCTTGCAGCTGGTGGTGACCCATCAAATGTAGGTGGCTATAACTTGGTGGAAGCCATTTACAATGGTAATGTGACAAAGCAAGGCTTAATCGGCGTGTCATATGCTTTAATTGCTCTAGATAGTGCGAACTTTTCCATTCCTGAATCAGCACAATGGACGCGAGAAAAGATAGTGAAGCATTTATTAGATAGGCAAAATCAAGATGGCGGATGGGCTTGGGATGAAAGTGCTACTAGCGATATTGATACAACCGCGATGATTTTAACAGCACTTGCTCCATATAGTAAGCAGCCTGAAGTGAAGGGCAAGGTAGATGCTGCCATCCAGTATTTATCCACACAATATCAAGCTTCAAAAATAGATAATAGCTCAACTGCAGCACAGGCCATCATTGCCCTGACAGCTTTAGGGGTGGATTCGAATGCAGCTCCATTTAAAGGACTTGTTGAATATTTTCTATCCTTCCAAAATGCCGATGGCGGCTTTGATTGGCAGGGAGGAGATGTAAGTGACCCATTCACTACTTCACAGGGAATCCAGGCGCTAGCTGCTTATCAGTTGTATACAACAGGAAAAGGCTCATTATATCAGCTTCCATTAGTTGAACAAAAGCCGGAAACAGAGAAGCCTGAGACTGAGACTCAAACACCTAGTGAGGAGGCACCAGTACAGACAACTCCTCATCAAGATAATGGTAGTAATAGTGTGAAGGGACATACGTTGCCAAATACTGCTACAGATAGTTATAACCTGCTCATGGTTGGTCTTTTGATTATGCTAATCGGAAGTCTAGTTTATATGAAGCAAAGAAAAAGATTTTCATAA
- the ribE gene encoding 6,7-dimethyl-8-ribityllumazine synthase gives MGHTFEGNLVGSGLKVGIVVGRFNEFITSKLLGGAQDALKRHGVDEANVDIAWVPGAFEIPLIAQKMANSKKYDAVITLGTVIRGSTPHFDYVCNEAAKGVSATALTSGIPVIFGVLTTDSIEQAIERAGTKAGNKGWDAAVSAIEMANLCRNIEQ, from the coding sequence ATGGGACACACATTTGAAGGAAATTTAGTAGGATCAGGATTAAAAGTTGGAATCGTGGTTGGACGTTTTAATGAATTTATTACAAGTAAATTATTAGGTGGAGCACAGGACGCGCTAAAAAGACATGGTGTTGATGAAGCAAACGTTGATATCGCTTGGGTGCCAGGTGCATTTGAAATTCCGTTAATTGCTCAAAAAATGGCAAATAGTAAAAAGTATGATGCAGTCATCACGCTTGGTACGGTTATTCGTGGCTCAACGCCTCACTTTGATTATGTTTGTAATGAAGCAGCTAAAGGTGTTTCAGCAACTGCATTAACTAGTGGCATTCCAGTTATTTTTGGGGTGTTAACAACAGACTCCATTGAACAAGCTATTGAGCGTGCGGGAACTAAAGCAGGCAATAAGGGCTGGGATGCTGCTGTTTCAGCCATCGAAATGGCTAATTTATGTAGAAATATCGAGCAATAA
- a CDS encoding HAD hydrolase-like protein yields MKFGFDIDDTLINLREHAFHLYNKKLQKAVPIEAYLSLTTLEIHEPFGLSDQEGSRMWRDSLEEIYNTDCLPFPHAVEVLNELKLEGHEIYYITSRPVEHCERTRNWLVKAGFPVDEHSFYCGMKDSEKINIIKDLGLDYYFDDKPAVLETLKESGSKVLMKNSSYNQHIQLPRIHCWSQLKKTLLEDKK; encoded by the coding sequence ATGAAGTTTGGGTTTGATATCGATGACACATTAATAAACCTAAGAGAGCATGCCTTTCATTTGTATAATAAAAAATTACAGAAGGCTGTTCCTATTGAAGCTTATCTTAGCTTAACAACTCTTGAAATCCATGAGCCTTTCGGGTTAAGTGATCAAGAAGGGAGCAGGATGTGGCGTGATTCCTTGGAGGAGATTTATAACACGGACTGTTTACCGTTTCCACATGCCGTTGAGGTTCTGAACGAGCTTAAACTTGAAGGACATGAGATTTATTATATCACCTCAAGACCAGTGGAGCATTGTGAACGTACGAGAAACTGGCTAGTAAAGGCTGGTTTTCCCGTCGATGAACATTCTTTTTATTGCGGGATGAAGGATTCAGAAAAGATTAACATCATTAAAGATTTAGGGTTAGATTATTATTTTGACGACAAGCCCGCAGTATTGGAGACTCTTAAGGAGTCAGGATCAAAAGTATTAATGAAAAACAGCTCTTACAACCAACACATTCAACTGCCAAGAATACATTGTTGGTCACAGCTGAAGAAAACTCTACTTGAAGATAAAAAATAA